GCGGCGAGTACACGCGCGCCCTCGACCACGCGCTCGTGAAGGCCGGCTACGAGGAGCTCCGCCGGCAGCAGCAGGCGGCGCGCGCCCACGGGCGGCTCGTGGGCATCGGGCTCGCCTCCTACGTCGAGATCTGCGGCTTCGAAGAGGACGAGGTGTCGGACCTCGTCGTGGCCGCCGACGGGCGCGTGACCCTGCTGACGGGCTCGGCCTCGCACGGCCAGGGGCACGAGACGGCCTACGCCCAGCTGGTCGCCGACGAGCTCCAGATCCCGATGGAGATGGTCAAGGTCGTCCAGGGCGACACCGCGCTCGTCAGGAACGGCGTCGGCACCTTCGGCAGCCGCTCCGCCGCGCGCGGCGGCATGCACGCCCTCGGCCAGGCGGTCAAGGTCAAGGACAAGGCCCAGCAGGTCGCCGCCAGCCTTCTCGAGGCGGCGGCGCAGGATCTCGTGCTGGCCGACGGCAAATTCACCGTGCGCGGCGTGCCCGATCGCGCCGTCACCTGGCAGCAGGTCGCCGCGGCCGCCAAGGGCAGTCTCGACTCGCACGAGGACATCAAGACCGGCGCCGGCATGCTCTTCCCGTTCGGCTCCCACGTCGCCATGGTCGAGGTGGACAAGGACACGGGCCGCGTCAAGATCCTCCGCTACATGTCGGTGGACGACGCGGGCTTCCTCATCAACCCGCTCCTGGTCCAGGGCCAGGTGCACGGCGGCTTGGCGCAAGGCATAGGGCAGGCGCTCTGGGAAGAGGCGGCCTTCGACGAGGCGGGCCAGCTCCTCTCGTCGACCCTCATGGACTACGCGATCCCGAAGACGGACGACCTGATCTCGTTCCAGAACGACCACACGCACACGCACTCGCCGCGGACCACGCTCGGCGTCAAGGGGATCGGTGAGGCCGCGACCATCGGCTCGACGCCCGCCATCGCCAACGCGGTCATGGACGCGCTCGCTCCGCTCGGCGTCACCCACGTGGACCTGCCGCTCACGCCCCACAAGATCTGGGGCGCCATGCGCGCGGCCCGTAAGAAGTAGGCCAAAGGAGGCCACCCCCAATGGAGGTCACCCCCATGGAGGTCACCCTATGAAAGCCGCCGTCCTGTACGAAGCGAACACGCCGCTCCAGATCGTGGACCTTGAGCAGCAGGGACCGCAGGCGGGCGAGGCGCGCGTGCGCGTCAAGGCCGCGGGCGTCTGCCACAGCGACTGGCACATCATGAACGGGGATTGGCAGCTGCCGCTGCCCATGGTCCTGGGCCATGAGGCGGCGGGCATCGTCGAAGAGGTCGGTTCGGGCGTGGTCAACGTCACGCCCGGCGACCACATCATCTTCTCCTTCAGGCCGCAGTGCGGGCACTGCCTCTACTGCTCGCTCGGCCGCTCCATTCTCTGCGACGGGCACAAGTCGGCGCGCTGGGCCATGCTCGACGGCTCTCACCGCCTCACGCACAAGGGCCAGAACATCAACCAGATGGCGCGGATCGGCACGTTCTCCGAATCCGTCGTCTGCCCGTCCGAGATGCTGGTGCCGATCCGCAAGGAGATGCCGTGGCCGCAGGCGGCGCTCTGCGGCTGCTGCGTGCCGACGGGCGTGGGCGCCGTCACCTCCTGCGCGCGGGTCGAGGCTGGCGCCTCGGTGCTGGTCATCGGCTGCGGCGGCGTGGGGCTCAACGTCGTCCAGGGCGCGCGGCTGGCCGGCGCCGGGATGATCGTGGCCTGCGACCTCCTCGACAGCAAGCTCGACTACGCGAAGGAGTTCGGCGCGACCCATACGTTCAACGGCAAGCAGGAGAACATCGTCGAGCGCGTGCGCGAGCTGACCCAGGGACGCGGCGTGGACTACGCCTTCGACGCCATCGGCGGCGAGCAGACCACGCTCCAGATCCTCGACGCGATCCGCCCTGGCGGCGTGGCCGTCATCGTCGGCATGGCGGCCATGGCCGTGCGCGCCCCGATCACGCCCTATCTCATGGCGCTCCAGGAGAAGACGCTCAAGGGCACCATGTACGGCTCCGTGCGGCCCCCGATCGACTTCCCGCGCCTCGTCGATCTCTACCTCGACGGCAGGCTCAAGATCGACCAGCTCGTCAGCCGCACGTACAAGATCGAGGAGATCAACGAGGGCTTCACCGCCATGCGGACCGGCCAGGTCGCGCGCGGCGTGGTGGTCTTCAACTGAGACGCTGATGAAGGCGAAGACCATCTACGAAGCGGCGCGCGAAGCGGGCGCCCCGGGCGAAGAAGTCGTCACCAGCACCTGCGGGCACAACTGCGGTGGGCGCTGCGTGGTCAACGCCCACGTCAAGTACGGGCGGATCGTCCGCATCAGCACCGACCCGAGAAAGTGGACCTTCGAGATGCCCCCGCTCACCGCCTGCGCGCGCGGCTTCGGCGCCGCGGACCGCGTCAATCACCCCGACCGGCTGCGCTACCCCATGCGCCGGGTGGGCCCGCGAGGCGCGGGCGCCTACGAGCGCATCTCGTGGGACGACGCCCTCGACGAGGTCGCGGCTCAGATGCTGCGGATCCGCGACACGTACGGGCCCGCGGCCATCCTCGACTGCTCGCGCTCGGGCAACACGGCCGTCCTTCACAACCGCGCCGCCATCCAACGACTCCTGCACCTCTTCGGCGGCTGCACCGAGCTGTGGTCGAACCTGTCGAACGAGGCCGAGATCTTCGCCCTGCGCCACACGTACGGCCCGAAGGCGGACTGCAAGTTCTCTGGGCGCGAGCCCACCGACTACGTCAACTCGCGCCTCATGATCCTCTGGGGCTGGAGCCCCGCCGACGGCACGTTCGGCACGAACAATCCGCAGTACCTCCGCTGGGCCCACGAGCGCGGCGTCCGCATCGTCTCGGTGGACCCCCGCGCGACGCGGACGAGCGTGCAGATGTCCGACGAGCACATCGCGATCCGGCCGGGAACGGATGCGGCCATGCTGATCGCGATGGCGCAGGTCGTCGTCAGCGACGGCCTGCACGACCAGGCCTTCCTCGACCGGCTCGTGCTCGGGTTCGACGAGGCCCACCTGCCCGAGGGCGCCCCGCCGGGCTCGTCGTACCGCTCGTACCTCCTCGGCCTCTCGGACGGCGTGGTCAAGACGCCCGAATGGGCGGAGCCCCTGACCGGCGTCCCGGCCGCGACCATCCGGCGGCTGGCGCGCGACTTCGCCACGCGGAGGCCCGCCGCGCTCCACTGCGGCTACGCGCCCGGGCGCACGGGCTACGGCGAGCAGTTCCACCGGACGGCCTACGCGCTCTGCGCCATCACGGGCAATATCGGCATCCCGGGCGGCAACTCCGGATGCAGCGGGGGCGCGCGCAACCACGGCATCAAGCGGTTGGGCGCCCCACCGAACCCCGCCAACTCGCGCGTCGCCTCGACCCTCCTGGCCGACGTGCTCGCGCGCGGGCGGGTCGGCGGCTACCCGGCCGACATCAAGATGGTCTACTCGGCCTGCGGCGACCTGGCCAACCAGGCGCCGAACGTCAACAAGATCACCGCGGGGCTGGAGGGGCTCGAGTTCATGGTCGTCCACGATCATTTCCTGACGCCGACGGCGCGGTACGCGGACATCGTCCTGCCGGCGACCACGTTCTGGGAGCGGAGCGACATCCACACGCCCTGGAGCGGGGCGGGACACTACGCCATCTTCATGCGCCAGGCGATCAAGCCGATGTACGAGTGCCGGAACGACGTCGACATCTGCGCCGACCTGGCCAAGCGGCTCGGGCTCGAAGGCTACAAGCGCGTCGACGACGTCGAGTGGCTGCGGGAAATCTGCGCGGGCACGGACGTCGACGACTTCGACGCCTTCCGCGAGCGCGGGCTGGCGCGGCTGCCCGCGCCGGAGGATCCGGTGGCCTTCGCCGACGAGGTGCGCGACCCGGCGGGCCATCCGTTCTCGACGCCGAGCGGGAAGATCGAGATCTACTCGACCTCGATCGCGGCCAATCCCGACCCGATCGGCCTCGGCCGCATCCCCCCGATCCCGACGTGGATCCCGCCTCACGAGGCCGACCCGCGCCATCCGCTCGAGCTGATCTCGCCCAAGTCACGCGCCCGGACGCACTCGATTCACGACAACCAGGCGGCGCTGGCCCGGGTGGACCGGCAGGACGTGTGGATCCACCCCGAGGACGCGGCCGCGCGCGGCATCGCCGACGCCCAGATGGTGCGCGTGTTCAACGAGCGCGGCGCGACGATCGTGCCGGCGCGCGTGACGGATCGCATCGCCCGCGGGGTGGTCTCCATCAAGGAGGGCGCCTGGTTCACTCCCGGCCCGTCCGGAGCCGACACGCGCGGGTGCGCCAACGTCCTGACGGAGGACCGCGCCTCACCCTGCGGCGCCCCGACGTACAACACGTGCCGCGTCGAGATCGCCCCGGCCTGACCCAGCGGCCCCGCGCCCAGCCCAGATTATGCGTGAACTCATGCGCCACCCTCACCCCGACCCTCTCCCTCTCCGAGGGAGAGGGAGCCGTTTCGATCCCCTCGCCCCCAGAGGGGGAGAGGGTAGGGTGAGGGGGCGTCTAGAACGCGGAAGACGCGTTCGTGAGTCGAGCAGGCTAGTAGGATGAGCGACGACGCCGAGATCGAAGCGAAAGTCGCGGCCGCCCTCGAGGGGCTGGGAGCCGCGCATGAAGTCATCCGGATTGACCCGGGCTTCGCCGACACGGCGGTCTTCTGCGAGAAGTACGGCGTGCCGCTCGACCATTCGGGCAACACCATCGTCGTTGCCTCGAAGAAGGAGCCGAGGAAGTTCTGCGCCTGCCTCGTGCTGGCGACCTCGCGGCTCGACGTCAATCACACCGTGCGCCGTTTGATGGACGTCTCGCGCGTCTCCTTCGCCACGGCGGACGAGACGCAGGAGCTCACCGGCATGATGATCGGCGGCGTGACGCTGCTGGCCCTGCCGCCCGACCTGCCGATCTACGTCGAGGAGCGCATCATGGCGCTCGACTACGTCATCCTGGGAGGCGGCAGCAGGTCCTCCAAGCTCAAGCTCGCCCCCGACACCCTGCGCCGCCTGCCGAACTTGAGCGTCGTCCCCGGCTTGGCGCTGGTCGCATCGTGAAGGTCGGCGTCAACCTGATCAACTTCGGCCCGGGCGCCACTCCCGAGGCGCTCCTCTCCTGGGCCCACCTCGTCGAGGACCTGGGCTATCACCTGCTCATGACCTCCGACCACGTGACGATCACGCCCGATGTCGCGGGACGCTATCCCGCGCCCTTCTACGAGCCCCTGACGCTCCTCGGCTGGCTCGCGGGCGTCACGCGCCGCCTCGAGCTCGGCACCACCGTCATCATCGTGCCGTACCGTCACCCGCTCGAGACGGCGCGCGCGACGGCGGTGGTGGACCAGCTCTGCGGCGGGCGCTTCATCTTCGGCGTCGGCGTCGGCTGGGCCAGGCAGGAATTCGAGGCGCTGGGGCTGCCGTTCGAGAAGCGGGGCGCCATGACCAACGATTACCTGAACGCGATCAAGGCGTGCTGGACCCATGACGTCGCCTCCTACGAGGGGCGCTTCGTCCGCTTCGCCGGCGTGCACACCGCGCCGCGGCCGATGCGGGCCCCGCATCCGCCGATCTGGGTCGGCGGCGCGAGCGAGGCCGCGCTCCGCCGCGCGGTACTCCACGGCGATGCGTGGCATCCGATCAGGATCCGCATGGACTGGCTGCGCGATACCGGCCTGCCCAAGCTCAAGGAGATCGCGGAGAAGGAAGGCCGGCCCGTGCCGGCGCTCTGCCCGCGAATCAAGTTTCAGCTCTCCGACGGTCCGCTGCCCGAAGACCAGCGCAGCGCCGGCCAAGGCAGCCTCGAGCAGGTGCGCGGAGACCTCCGCGCGCTCGAGGCGATGGGCGCTCCGTATGTCCTGCTCGACACCTACTATGACGATCCCGAGGCAACCCGGAGCCACGAGCCGGCCTGGCGCCTGCTCAGGACGGCGGCTGAGCGCCTGGTCGACCTCGGGCGTGGGACCATACGCTCATGACTTGGCCGCTCATGAGATGGCTCGGCGCTGCCGCGATGCTCCTGCTCGCGGCCGGCCTCGCGCGAGCCGAGGAGCGCACCATGGTCACGCTCGGAACAGCGACGCCCGGCGGCGGCTTCCCGGTCTACGGCCAGGCCGTGGCCGAGACCATCAACGGGGTCGAGCCGTCCTTGGAAGTGAAGACGCGCAATACAAAGGGCTCTACGGAGAACGTCCCGCTCCTCGAAGCGGGGCAGCTCGACCTGGCGCTGGTCCAGGGCGAAGTCGCCCACGAGGCGCTCTCCGGCATCGGCCGCCCGCCGGCGCGCCTGCTGATCCTGGCAGCCATGTACACGACGCCCGGCATGTTCGTCGTGCGCGGCAATCAGCCGTACCGCGCGATCGCCGATCTCAAGGGCAAGGCCGTCGCTTGGGGCGCCCGCGGCTCGGGGCTCGTCGTCCTCGCGCGCTACGTGCTCGACGGCATCGGCCTCGACATGGAGCGCGATTTCCAGTCCATCTATCTCGACCAGGCCGGCGACGGCCCCGCCATGGTTCTGGACGGCCGCGCGGCCGCGCTCTGGGGCGGCGGCTCGGGGTGGCCCGGCTTCACGGCCGTCGCGCGCGGCGCGCAGGGCGCGCGCTTCATCGCGCCGAGCGCCGAGGAGCGGGCGCGGATCCAGGCCAAGCACGCGTTCCTGAAGACCCTGACCATCCCGGCCGGGGCGTATCCGGGACAGGGCGAGCCCGTCGTGTCCGTCGGCTCGTGGAGCTTCATCCTCGCCCGGCCCGACGTGCCCGAGGAGACGGCGTACCGCCTCGCGCGCGCCCTGCACCGCGGCGAGCCGGTCCTCGGCGCCAGGCTGCCCCAGGCGCGCGAGACCACCGCGGCCAATACCGTCGCCGCGGCGCCGCGCCCCGATCTCGTTCACCCAGGCGCGCGGCGCTACTTCCGCGAAATCGGCATCTCACCGTAGTCGTATGACCCCATACCCCAAGGCTGCTCAAAAAGGTCCAGATGCGAGGCGGTGCCCGAGGGCCGCACGCGAGGCGTACTCTCTGTACGTTGAGCGTGCGGCCGAGGGCACCAACGAAGCAGATGGGCCTTTTTCAGCCGCCTGCTAAGAGGAGTCCAGCATGATCTACGAGATCCGCACTTACGGCCTCCAGACCGGCAGCCTTGCCGAGGTCGAGAAGCGCTACGGAGAGGTGTACGAACATCGGAAGAAGTACTCCGAGCTCTTCGGCTTCTTCCACACCGAGATCGGGCCGCTCAACGAGATCATCCACATCTGGCAGTACGAGAGCATGGAAGAGCGGAGCCGGATCCGCGCCGCGGCCGCGAAGGACGCCAACTGGCCGCCCAAGATCCAGGAGTTCATCACGCGCATGAGCTCCGAGATCGTCGTACCCTTCCCCTTCGCCCCCACGGCAAAGCCGGGCAAGCACGGCCCCTTCTACGAGTTCCGGTACTACGAGATGAAGGCGGGGACGCTGCCCGACCTGATGAAGCGCTGGGAGCCCAAGCTTCCGGGCCGCCTCGGGCTCTCGCCGCTGGCGCTGGCGGGCAACGTCGAGTTCGGCACGGCGAACAGGTTCGTGCACATCTGGCCCTACCCGAGCCTGGACGCGCGGATGGCGACACGCAACAAGGCGCGGGCCGAGGGACTGTGGCCGCCGCCCGGCGGGGCCGGCACGCTGATCACGCAGGCTACGAAGATCTGTATGCCCTCGGCCTTCTCGCCGCTGCAGTAGGGCCGGCCCGATGGCGATCGAGGTCGATCTCTACAGCGATACGGTCACCAGGCCCACGCCGGAGATGCGCCGCTTCATGTGCGAAGCGGAC
This genomic stretch from Candidatus Rokuibacteriota bacterium harbors:
- a CDS encoding TAXI family TRAP transporter solute-binding subunit; amino-acid sequence: MTWPLMRWLGAAAMLLLAAGLARAEERTMVTLGTATPGGGFPVYGQAVAETINGVEPSLEVKTRNTKGSTENVPLLEAGQLDLALVQGEVAHEALSGIGRPPARLLILAAMYTTPGMFVVRGNQPYRAIADLKGKAVAWGARGSGLVVLARYVLDGIGLDMERDFQSIYLDQAGDGPAMVLDGRAAALWGGGSGWPGFTAVARGAQGARFIAPSAEERARIQAKHAFLKTLTIPAGAYPGQGEPVVSVGSWSFILARPDVPEETAYRLARALHRGEPVLGARLPQARETTAANTVAAAPRPDLVHPGARRYFREIGISP
- a CDS encoding YbaK/EbsC family protein, which translates into the protein MSDDAEIEAKVAAALEGLGAAHEVIRIDPGFADTAVFCEKYGVPLDHSGNTIVVASKKEPRKFCACLVLATSRLDVNHTVRRLMDVSRVSFATADETQELTGMMIGGVTLLALPPDLPIYVEERIMALDYVILGGGSRSSKLKLAPDTLRRLPNLSVVPGLALVAS
- a CDS encoding TIGR03619 family F420-dependent LLM class oxidoreductase; amino-acid sequence: MKVGVNLINFGPGATPEALLSWAHLVEDLGYHLLMTSDHVTITPDVAGRYPAPFYEPLTLLGWLAGVTRRLELGTTVIIVPYRHPLETARATAVVDQLCGGRFIFGVGVGWARQEFEALGLPFEKRGAMTNDYLNAIKACWTHDVASYEGRFVRFAGVHTAPRPMRAPHPPIWVGGASEAALRRAVLHGDAWHPIRIRMDWLRDTGLPKLKEIAEKEGRPVPALCPRIKFQLSDGPLPEDQRSAGQGSLEQVRGDLRALEAMGAPYVLLDTYYDDPEATRSHEPAWRLLRTAAERLVDLGRGTIRS
- a CDS encoding molybdopterin-dependent oxidoreductase; translated protein: MKAKTIYEAAREAGAPGEEVVTSTCGHNCGGRCVVNAHVKYGRIVRISTDPRKWTFEMPPLTACARGFGAADRVNHPDRLRYPMRRVGPRGAGAYERISWDDALDEVAAQMLRIRDTYGPAAILDCSRSGNTAVLHNRAAIQRLLHLFGGCTELWSNLSNEAEIFALRHTYGPKADCKFSGREPTDYVNSRLMILWGWSPADGTFGTNNPQYLRWAHERGVRIVSVDPRATRTSVQMSDEHIAIRPGTDAAMLIAMAQVVVSDGLHDQAFLDRLVLGFDEAHLPEGAPPGSSYRSYLLGLSDGVVKTPEWAEPLTGVPAATIRRLARDFATRRPAALHCGYAPGRTGYGEQFHRTAYALCAITGNIGIPGGNSGCSGGARNHGIKRLGAPPNPANSRVASTLLADVLARGRVGGYPADIKMVYSACGDLANQAPNVNKITAGLEGLEFMVVHDHFLTPTARYADIVLPATTFWERSDIHTPWSGAGHYAIFMRQAIKPMYECRNDVDICADLAKRLGLEGYKRVDDVEWLREICAGTDVDDFDAFRERGLARLPAPEDPVAFADEVRDPAGHPFSTPSGKIEIYSTSIAANPDPIGLGRIPPIPTWIPPHEADPRHPLELISPKSRARTHSIHDNQAALARVDRQDVWIHPEDAAARGIADAQMVRVFNERGATIVPARVTDRIARGVVSIKEGAWFTPGPSGADTRGCANVLTEDRASPCGAPTYNTCRVEIAPA
- a CDS encoding Zn-dependent alcohol dehydrogenase, with amino-acid sequence MKAAVLYEANTPLQIVDLEQQGPQAGEARVRVKAAGVCHSDWHIMNGDWQLPLPMVLGHEAAGIVEEVGSGVVNVTPGDHIIFSFRPQCGHCLYCSLGRSILCDGHKSARWAMLDGSHRLTHKGQNINQMARIGTFSESVVCPSEMLVPIRKEMPWPQAALCGCCVPTGVGAVTSCARVEAGASVLVIGCGGVGLNVVQGARLAGAGMIVACDLLDSKLDYAKEFGATHTFNGKQENIVERVRELTQGRGVDYAFDAIGGEQTTLQILDAIRPGGVAVIVGMAAMAVRAPITPYLMALQEKTLKGTMYGSVRPPIDFPRLVDLYLDGRLKIDQLVSRTYKIEEINEGFTAMRTGQVARGVVVFN
- a CDS encoding NIPSNAP family protein, yielding MIYEIRTYGLQTGSLAEVEKRYGEVYEHRKKYSELFGFFHTEIGPLNEIIHIWQYESMEERSRIRAAAAKDANWPPKIQEFITRMSSEIVVPFPFAPTAKPGKHGPFYEFRYYEMKAGTLPDLMKRWEPKLPGRLGLSPLALAGNVEFGTANRFVHIWPYPSLDARMATRNKARAEGLWPPPGGAGTLITQATKICMPSAFSPLQ